The following proteins are co-located in the Aggregicoccus sp. 17bor-14 genome:
- a CDS encoding SRPBCC domain-containing protein — translation MARLHSETFIDAPPERVWQVLTDFAAYPEWNPLLVEARGEPRAGARVKVRAALKPGAGPRLRFSATVVRADAGEALVWRGGVPGVLFGEHFFHLRAEGSGTRFEQGEVFTGLFSLLLGAGVRRRMERAYAAMNEALARRVAR, via the coding sequence ATGGCCCGGCTGCACAGCGAGACCTTCATCGATGCCCCGCCCGAGCGCGTGTGGCAGGTGCTCACCGACTTCGCGGCGTACCCGGAGTGGAACCCACTGCTCGTGGAGGCGCGCGGAGAGCCGAGGGCCGGCGCGCGCGTGAAGGTGCGCGCGGCGCTCAAGCCCGGCGCGGGCCCGCGGCTGCGCTTCAGCGCCACGGTGGTGCGCGCGGACGCGGGCGAGGCGCTGGTGTGGAGGGGCGGCGTGCCGGGGGTGCTCTTCGGCGAGCACTTCTTCCACCTGCGCGCCGAGGGAAGCGGCACGCGCTTCGAGCAGGGAGAGGTCTTCACCGGCCTCTTCTCCCTGCTGCTCGGCGCGGGCGTGCGCCGGCGCATGGAGCGCGCGTACGCGGCGATGAACGAGGCGCTCGCGCGGCGCGTGGCCCGCTAG
- a CDS encoding glucodextranase DOMON-like domain-containing protein, translating to MAHFFRGAVALTAALLALPAAAQSVTFTDPSGDDNGPGTYTYPTDAAYTPGSFDLTGFSAARSAGKVTLRVELRSPLTNPWRMASGFSTQMVLVFIQTRPKGGHTEGLPGLNVRFAPGSGWNKVVILSPQSPARLQDEVKARAGALRADVVLPTKLGVEGRTLEASVDAAKLGGGDPRSWSYQVLVVGNESFPADQDLLVRRVNEYEAPARFGGGNDGRCDPNVLDLLAGSATGDEAEKRAQYAMLHYECAANGEGGVPATLTLVKAR from the coding sequence ATGGCGCACTTCTTCCGGGGCGCGGTCGCGCTCACTGCCGCGCTGCTCGCCCTGCCGGCCGCGGCCCAGTCGGTCACCTTCACGGACCCGAGCGGGGACGACAATGGCCCCGGCACCTATACGTACCCGACGGACGCGGCGTACACGCCCGGCAGCTTCGACCTCACCGGCTTCAGTGCAGCGCGCAGCGCGGGCAAGGTCACCCTCCGCGTCGAGCTGCGCTCGCCGCTCACGAACCCGTGGCGCATGGCTTCGGGCTTCTCCACGCAGATGGTGCTCGTCTTCATCCAGACGCGCCCGAAGGGAGGCCACACCGAGGGCCTGCCGGGGCTCAACGTGCGCTTCGCCCCCGGCTCCGGCTGGAACAAGGTGGTGATCCTCTCGCCCCAGTCGCCTGCGCGCCTCCAGGACGAGGTGAAGGCCAGGGCGGGAGCGCTGCGGGCGGACGTCGTGCTCCCCACGAAGCTGGGCGTCGAGGGGCGCACCCTCGAGGCCAGCGTGGACGCCGCGAAGCTGGGCGGCGGCGACCCGCGCAGCTGGAGCTACCAGGTGCTCGTGGTCGGCAACGAGAGCTTCCCCGCGGACCAGGACCTCCTGGTCCGCCGGGTGAACGAGTACGAGGCCCCCGCGCGCTTTGGCGGAGGCAACGACGGCCGCTGCGACCCGAACGTGCTGGACCTGCTCGCGGGCTCCGCCACGGGCGACGAGGCCGAGAAGCGGGCGCAGTACGCCATGCTCCACTACGAGTGCGCGGCGAATGGCGAGGGTGGCGTGCCGGCCACGCTCACCCTGGTGAAGGCGCGCTAG
- a CDS encoding ABC transporter permease, translating to MESLLQDLRYAGRSLRRSPGFTLAAVLTLGLALGANTVLFSAVHALLFEPLPFPQPEQLVRVFDVQANEREASVSEAEALAWMEDTTAVQAVTAITRGSVNRTGGELPERLANARVTPSFFRAVGAPLAAGRGFEPGEERAGAAPVAVIAHPLATRLFGSPEAAVGQSVWLDGVPTRVLGVMREGFFLGDSGREAQVWQPLDLNATGEEVRGHHYLTVLARLKPGVSEARAREVLSARSRQVWEGQLSAGEPMHGAWAVSWQAYATRNARPVLLSLWAASGFVLLIAAANVANLLLARALGRRREGAIRAALGASRRRQVQAALVESVLLSAMGGVLGLLLALWGTDVMRGALNMPAGAPGPSVQLPIVLFAAALCLGVGVLFGLAPALETTRGPLLPVLGASGTGYTGARHPLRAALVVVQLALAVVLLAGTGLMLRTLSALADVRLGFEPEGAVATALQLPKARYADAASRQAAWDRVLSAAASLPGVQAAGLVESLHLGGSTTRTSFGLNGAEDDGSRVAEYRSASPGAFAALKVPLRQGRLFTQADRAGSPPVAVVNEAFVRKYLAGQSPLGARLAIYEGEPPREVVGVVGDVRHVSLTQEPAPAIYVPVLQTGNAGSYLLLRAAPAPTLAQVREVLRQVDPELPVERLEPLGDTVARARNRQATMMRLMGGLSVLALALATLGVWGVVSYGVRQRTRELSIRRALGAPSGAVVRLVVGGAARLVGLALLAGLPAAVALALGLRSLLYGVKPLDVPTLLAVALLMSAVGLAAAWVPARRAARVDPGLALKGE from the coding sequence ATGGAGTCGCTCCTACAGGACCTGCGCTACGCCGGGCGCTCGCTGCGCCGCAGCCCCGGCTTCACCCTGGCGGCGGTGCTCACGCTGGGGCTCGCGCTGGGGGCGAACACGGTGCTCTTCAGCGCCGTGCACGCGCTGCTCTTCGAGCCGCTGCCCTTCCCGCAGCCGGAGCAGCTGGTGCGCGTGTTCGACGTGCAGGCGAACGAGCGCGAGGCGAGCGTCTCCGAGGCCGAGGCGCTCGCCTGGATGGAGGACACCACGGCGGTGCAGGCGGTGACGGCCATCACGCGCGGCAGCGTGAACCGCACCGGCGGCGAGCTGCCCGAGCGCCTCGCGAACGCGCGCGTCACGCCCTCCTTCTTCCGCGCCGTGGGGGCGCCGCTCGCCGCGGGCCGTGGCTTCGAGCCGGGCGAGGAGCGCGCCGGCGCCGCGCCCGTGGCCGTCATCGCGCACCCGCTCGCCACGCGCCTCTTCGGCTCGCCCGAGGCAGCGGTGGGCCAGTCGGTGTGGCTGGACGGCGTGCCCACGCGCGTGCTCGGCGTGATGCGCGAGGGCTTCTTCCTCGGCGACTCGGGGCGCGAGGCGCAGGTGTGGCAGCCGCTCGACCTGAACGCCACGGGCGAGGAGGTGCGCGGCCACCACTACCTCACGGTGCTCGCGCGCCTGAAGCCCGGGGTGAGCGAGGCGCGGGCGCGCGAGGTGCTCTCCGCGCGCAGCCGCCAGGTGTGGGAGGGACAGCTGTCCGCGGGCGAGCCGATGCACGGCGCCTGGGCCGTGTCCTGGCAGGCCTACGCCACGCGCAACGCGCGCCCCGTGCTGCTCTCGCTGTGGGCGGCGAGCGGCTTCGTGCTGCTCATCGCCGCGGCGAACGTGGCGAACCTCCTGCTCGCGCGCGCGTTGGGCCGGCGGCGCGAGGGCGCGATCCGCGCGGCGCTGGGCGCGAGCCGCCGGCGCCAGGTGCAGGCGGCGCTGGTGGAGAGCGTGCTCCTGAGCGCGATGGGCGGCGTGCTGGGGCTGCTGCTCGCGCTGTGGGGCACGGACGTGATGCGCGGCGCCCTGAACATGCCGGCGGGCGCGCCCGGCCCCTCGGTGCAGCTGCCGATCGTGCTCTTCGCGGCCGCGCTCTGCCTCGGGGTGGGGGTGCTCTTCGGGCTCGCCCCCGCGCTGGAGACGACGCGCGGGCCGCTGCTGCCGGTGCTCGGCGCCTCGGGCACGGGCTACACCGGCGCGCGCCACCCGCTGCGCGCCGCGCTCGTCGTCGTGCAGCTCGCGCTCGCGGTGGTGCTGCTCGCGGGCACGGGCCTCATGCTGCGCACCCTCTCGGCGCTCGCGGACGTGCGGCTGGGCTTCGAGCCCGAGGGCGCGGTGGCCACGGCGCTGCAGCTGCCCAAGGCGCGCTACGCGGACGCCGCCTCGCGCCAGGCGGCCTGGGACCGCGTGCTCTCCGCCGCCGCGAGCCTGCCGGGCGTGCAGGCCGCGGGGCTGGTGGAGAGCCTGCACCTGGGCGGCAGCACCACGCGCACCAGCTTCGGGCTCAACGGCGCGGAGGACGACGGCTCGCGCGTGGCGGAGTACCGCAGCGCGAGCCCGGGCGCCTTCGCGGCGCTGAAGGTGCCGCTGCGCCAGGGCCGCCTCTTCACGCAGGCGGACCGCGCGGGCAGCCCCCCCGTCGCCGTGGTGAACGAGGCCTTCGTGCGCAAGTACCTCGCGGGGCAGTCGCCGCTCGGCGCGCGCCTCGCCATCTACGAGGGCGAGCCCCCCCGCGAGGTGGTGGGCGTGGTGGGCGACGTGCGCCACGTCTCGCTCACGCAGGAGCCTGCGCCGGCCATCTATGTGCCGGTGCTGCAGACGGGCAACGCGGGGAGCTACCTGCTGCTGCGCGCCGCGCCCGCCCCCACGCTCGCGCAGGTGCGCGAGGTGCTGCGGCAGGTGGACCCGGAGCTGCCGGTGGAGCGGCTCGAGCCGCTGGGCGACACGGTGGCCCGCGCGCGCAACCGCCAGGCGACGATGATGCGGCTGATGGGCGGGCTCTCGGTGCTCGCGCTGGCGCTCGCCACGCTGGGCGTCTGGGGCGTGGTGTCCTACGGGGTGCGCCAGCGCACGCGCGAGCTGTCCATCCGCCGGGCGCTCGGTGCGCCGAGCGGCGCGGTGGTGCGCCTCGTCGTCGGGGGAGCGGCGCGGCTCGTCGGGCTCGCGCTGCTCGCGGGGCTGCCCGCGGCGGTGGCGCTCGCGCTCGGGCTGCGCAGCCTCCTGTACGGGGTGAAGCCCCTGGACGTGCCCACGCTGCTCGCCGTCGCGCTGCTCATGAGCGCGGTGGGGCTCGCGGCCGCGTGGGTGCCCGCGCGCCGGGCGGCCCGCGTGGACCCGGGGCTCGCGCTCAAGGGCGAGTGA
- a CDS encoding trimeric intracellular cation channel family protein has translation MVDVADEVTRVIPGFLRALDLLGVLANALLGGVVARQHRFDAVGFGTLAFLSGLGGGVIRDVLLQQGPPVALTDPAYLATVLGGAVVAFLIPIDGRLWQRLFPLADALGLGCWAAAGTEKTLLVGLGWLPAVLLGTVSAVGGGAVRDVVLRRVPAVFGGNTLYATCALAASSLLVLLRACGVTRGGPLVSTVFGAALYLVARWRGWTLPAELSIGRTRRNGPGEE, from the coding sequence ATGGTCGATGTCGCCGACGAGGTCACCCGAGTCATCCCCGGCTTCCTGCGTGCGCTGGACCTGCTCGGCGTGCTGGCCAACGCGCTGCTCGGGGGCGTGGTGGCGCGCCAGCACCGCTTCGACGCCGTGGGCTTCGGGACGCTCGCCTTCCTCTCGGGCCTCGGCGGAGGCGTCATCCGCGACGTGCTGCTGCAGCAGGGCCCCCCCGTCGCCCTGACCGACCCCGCGTATCTCGCGACCGTGCTCGGGGGCGCGGTGGTCGCCTTCCTCATCCCCATCGATGGACGGCTCTGGCAGCGCCTCTTCCCGCTCGCGGACGCGCTGGGGCTCGGCTGCTGGGCGGCGGCCGGAACCGAGAAGACGCTGCTGGTGGGGCTGGGCTGGCTGCCGGCGGTGCTGCTCGGAACGGTGTCCGCCGTGGGGGGCGGGGCGGTGCGCGACGTGGTGCTGCGCCGCGTGCCGGCCGTCTTCGGGGGCAATACCCTCTATGCGACGTGCGCGCTGGCCGCGAGCAGCCTCCTGGTCCTCCTTCGCGCGTGTGGTGTGACGCGCGGGGGGCCCTTGGTGTCCACGGTGTTCGGCGCGGCGCTCTACCTGGTGGCGCGCTGGCGCGGATGGACGCTGCCGGCGGAGCTGTCCATCGGCCGCACACGCAGAAACGGACCCGGAGAGGAGTGA
- a CDS encoding amidohydrolase — MSASTSKVSTVLGGLSAARAGLEDVYRDLHQHPELSHQERRTAQRVAEGLKREGYEVHEGVGGTGVVGVLRNGEGATVLMRADMDALPVREATGLPYASTAVATDGAGAQVPVMHACGHDVHVTCLLGAAQLLGRGRPQWRGTAVALFQPAEEAGDGARGMVEDGLAKLIPRPDVALAQHVLPFPAGAVGIHPGPFLSAADSLRITVHGRGAHGSMPQAAVDPVVLAAMIVLRLQTIVSREVTPGEFAVLTVGSVQAGTKSNVIPDKAVIALNIRTYAESTRQTLLSAIKRMVVAECQASGSPKEPEFELYDRFPLTTNDAEATERTARAFSAVFGDKARTLDRQTASEDFSDLPAALGTPYTYWGIGGMDPARYAAAAKAGRIAQDIPVNHSATFAPVLQPTLDVGTTAMVTAAMAWLSA; from the coding sequence ATGAGCGCTTCCACATCGAAGGTCTCCACCGTGCTCGGAGGGCTGTCGGCGGCGCGCGCGGGCCTCGAGGACGTGTACCGCGACCTCCACCAGCACCCGGAGCTCTCCCACCAGGAGCGGCGCACGGCGCAGCGGGTCGCCGAGGGGCTGAAGCGCGAGGGCTACGAGGTGCACGAGGGCGTGGGCGGCACGGGCGTGGTGGGCGTGCTGCGCAACGGCGAGGGCGCGACGGTGCTGATGCGCGCGGACATGGACGCGCTGCCCGTGCGCGAGGCCACGGGCCTGCCGTACGCGAGCACCGCCGTGGCCACCGACGGCGCGGGCGCGCAGGTGCCCGTGATGCACGCGTGCGGCCACGACGTGCACGTCACCTGTCTTCTCGGCGCGGCGCAGCTGCTCGGCCGGGGCCGGCCGCAGTGGCGCGGGACCGCCGTGGCCCTCTTCCAGCCCGCCGAGGAGGCGGGCGACGGAGCGCGCGGCATGGTGGAGGACGGGCTCGCGAAGCTCATCCCGCGCCCGGACGTGGCGCTCGCGCAGCACGTGCTGCCCTTCCCGGCCGGAGCGGTGGGCATCCACCCGGGCCCCTTCCTCTCCGCGGCGGACAGCCTGCGCATCACCGTGCACGGGCGGGGCGCCCACGGCTCCATGCCGCAGGCCGCGGTGGACCCGGTGGTGCTGGCCGCGATGATCGTGCTGCGCCTGCAGACGATCGTCTCGCGGGAGGTGACCCCCGGAGAGTTCGCGGTGCTCACGGTGGGCAGCGTGCAGGCGGGGACGAAGAGCAACGTCATTCCGGACAAGGCCGTCATCGCGCTCAACATCCGCACCTACGCCGAGAGCACGCGCCAGACGCTGCTCTCCGCCATCAAGCGCATGGTCGTCGCCGAGTGCCAGGCCTCGGGCTCGCCGAAGGAGCCGGAGTTCGAGCTCTACGACCGCTTCCCGCTGACGACGAACGACGCCGAGGCCACGGAGAGGACCGCCCGCGCTTTCTCCGCCGTATTCGGCGACAAGGCCCGGACGCTCGACCGCCAGACGGCGAGCGAGGACTTCAGCGACCTCCCCGCTGCGCTCGGCACGCCGTACACGTACTGGGGCATCGGCGGGATGGACCCTGCGCGCTACGCCGCGGCCGCGAAGGCAGGCCGCATCGCGCAGGACATCCCGGTGAACCACTCGGCCACCTTCGCGCCGGTGCTGCAGCCCACGCTGGATGTGGGCACCACGGCCATGGTCACCGCCGCCATGGCCTGGCTGTCCGCCTGA
- a CDS encoding TonB-dependent receptor, with amino-acid sequence MTWSRGFVAVLALLGATQAHAQEGDAASPGTLTPTRSQGEGEDPASASPDAEPSLGTTVTATRLPRPARDVPGTVTVLPREELERSPTLTTDALLRTLPSVATFRRNSSLVSDPSAQGLNLRGVGPSGVSRSLVLLDGVPVNDPFGGWVYWRALPRLGLQRIEVAPGGGSALYGSSAMGGVVQLVSRPLTESTLDGELSVGRFGTGFLAARATGRLGKVGLGVETEGLTSQGYPVVAPSQRGAVDSDAGGTHTTLNAQLEAPASQALTLNARAGFFQERQDGGTQYTNARVRVGTWGGGAKLDTGGAGQLALQLFGHVQRFEQERARLAPGRASESLSAEQRVPTDDEGVSLVWTAPAAQLGGTHEVAAGLDLRRIAGHSEETLLPPGSAPDATVARDAGGTQLFGGVFLQDLYAPTERVQLSAALRVDSWRNLQGERTLTTRAGDSAHTAFEDRGESQLSPRVGVLVHVAEPLRLRASAYRAFRAPTLNELYRPFQVGTVLTAANDALRAERLVGAEAGAELQPLALLTLRATGFWNRLEDPITNVTLAEPLPDGSTRQRQNLGAARVQGVELGAEARFLRVWTALAAYTFVDSRVLEAPGNEALVGKELPQDPRHRATLQLAFDDPRLVTATAQLRVTGPQFEDDLNESGMGGVALVDLSLGRRLYRGLELFGAVENLFDREYLVGRAGVDTVGAPRMFRLGLRWRSGR; translated from the coding sequence GTGACGTGGAGCCGCGGGTTCGTGGCGGTGCTGGCGCTCTTGGGCGCGACGCAGGCGCACGCGCAGGAGGGTGACGCAGCTTCGCCCGGCACTCTCACCCCGACCCGCTCCCAGGGGGAGGGGGAGGACCCGGCGAGCGCTTCGCCTGACGCAGAGCCCTCGCTCGGCACCACCGTCACCGCGACGCGCCTGCCGCGCCCCGCGCGCGACGTGCCGGGCACCGTCACCGTGCTGCCGCGCGAGGAGCTCGAGCGCAGCCCCACCCTCACCACCGACGCCCTGCTGCGCACCCTGCCCTCCGTCGCGACCTTCCGGCGCAACAGCAGCCTCGTCTCGGACCCGAGCGCGCAGGGGCTGAACCTGCGCGGCGTCGGCCCCTCGGGCGTGTCGCGCAGCCTCGTGCTGCTGGACGGCGTGCCGGTGAACGACCCCTTCGGCGGCTGGGTGTACTGGCGCGCGCTGCCGCGGCTCGGCCTGCAGCGCATCGAGGTGGCCCCGGGCGGAGGCTCCGCGCTGTACGGGAGCAGCGCGATGGGCGGCGTGGTACAGCTCGTCTCGCGGCCCCTCACCGAGAGCACGCTCGACGGCGAGCTGAGCGTGGGCCGCTTCGGCACGGGCTTCCTCGCGGCGCGCGCCACGGGGAGGCTCGGCAAGGTGGGCCTGGGCGTGGAAACGGAAGGCCTCACCAGCCAGGGCTACCCGGTGGTGGCTCCGTCCCAGCGCGGCGCGGTGGACTCGGACGCGGGCGGCACCCACACCACGCTCAACGCGCAGCTCGAGGCGCCCGCCTCGCAGGCCCTCACGCTCAATGCGCGCGCGGGCTTCTTCCAGGAGCGCCAGGACGGCGGCACGCAGTACACCAACGCGCGCGTGCGGGTGGGCACCTGGGGTGGGGGGGCGAAGTTGGACACGGGGGGCGCGGGGCAGCTCGCGCTGCAGCTGTTCGGGCACGTGCAGCGCTTCGAGCAGGAGCGGGCGCGGCTCGCGCCGGGACGCGCGAGCGAGAGCCTCTCGGCCGAGCAGCGCGTGCCCACGGACGACGAGGGTGTGAGCCTCGTGTGGACGGCGCCCGCAGCGCAGCTGGGTGGCACGCACGAGGTGGCGGCGGGGCTGGACCTCCGCCGCATCGCGGGCCACTCCGAGGAGACGCTGCTGCCGCCGGGCAGCGCACCGGACGCCACGGTGGCGCGCGATGCCGGCGGCACGCAGCTCTTCGGCGGCGTGTTCCTACAGGACCTCTACGCGCCCACCGAGCGCGTGCAGCTGAGCGCCGCGCTGCGGGTGGACAGCTGGCGCAACCTGCAGGGCGAGCGCACCCTCACCACGCGCGCGGGCGACAGCGCGCACACCGCCTTCGAGGACCGCGGCGAGTCGCAGCTCAGCCCGCGCGTGGGCGTGCTGGTGCACGTGGCGGAGCCGCTGCGCCTGCGGGCCTCGGCGTACCGAGCCTTCCGCGCGCCCACCCTCAACGAGCTCTACCGTCCCTTCCAGGTGGGCACGGTGCTCACCGCGGCGAACGACGCCCTGCGCGCCGAGCGGCTGGTCGGCGCGGAGGCGGGCGCGGAGCTGCAGCCGCTCGCGCTCCTCACCCTGCGGGCCACGGGCTTCTGGAACCGCCTGGAGGACCCCATCACCAACGTCACCCTCGCCGAGCCCCTGCCGGACGGCAGCACGCGCCAGCGCCAGAACCTGGGGGCCGCGCGCGTGCAGGGCGTGGAGCTGGGCGCCGAGGCGCGCTTCCTGCGCGTGTGGACGGCGCTCGCCGCGTACACCTTCGTGGACTCGCGCGTGCTGGAGGCACCGGGCAACGAGGCGCTGGTGGGCAAGGAGCTCCCGCAGGACCCGCGCCACCGCGCCACGCTGCAGCTCGCCTTCGACGACCCGCGCCTCGTCACCGCCACCGCGCAGCTGCGCGTGACGGGGCCGCAGTTCGAGGACGACCTCAACGAGTCCGGCATGGGCGGCGTGGCGCTGGTGGACCTGTCGCTGGGGCGCAGGCTCTACCGCGGGCTCGAGCTGTTCGGCGCGGTGGAGAACCTCTTCGACCGCGAGTACCTCGTGGGCCGCGCGGGCGTGGACACCGTGGGCGCGCCGCGGATGTTCCGCCTGGGGCTGCGCTGGCGCTCGGGGCGCTAG
- a CDS encoding AgmX/PglI C-terminal domain-containing protein produces MRRLPRWTCAAVLLVTACVRSAPREERMAEPPTAECAELPAERDVPHLPDGGLDEAAAADAGFGWMDKEDIRRTARAHLGEVHSCSDQLEVRGTPFIGRIAVRFVIGNEGDVCAARIAEAKPSQPLLEQCLVQAARGWRFPRPNGPGSVTVTYPFVFGAP; encoded by the coding sequence GTGCGACGACTGCCTCGCTGGACCTGTGCTGCCGTACTGCTCGTGACCGCCTGCGTCCGCTCCGCTCCGCGCGAGGAGCGCATGGCGGAGCCGCCAACGGCCGAGTGCGCCGAGCTGCCAGCGGAGAGGGATGTGCCGCACCTGCCCGACGGAGGTCTGGATGAGGCGGCGGCGGCCGACGCGGGCTTCGGCTGGATGGACAAGGAGGACATCCGCCGAACGGCTCGCGCCCACCTCGGCGAGGTGCACAGCTGCTCCGACCAGCTCGAGGTGCGAGGGACGCCTTTCATCGGACGTATCGCAGTCCGCTTCGTCATCGGCAACGAGGGAGACGTCTGTGCTGCGAGGATTGCTGAAGCGAAGCCTTCGCAGCCGCTGCTCGAGCAGTGCCTCGTGCAGGCCGCACGAGGCTGGCGTTTCCCCCGGCCGAATGGGCCAGGCTCCGTGACGGTGACCTACCCGTTCGTCTTCGGTGCTCCGTGA
- a CDS encoding co-chaperone YbbN, producing the protein MAHPKSYEATPETFDALVLEPRGELVLVDFWGPDCPNCEAFAAAEPALLAELDGAPMRVVKVNAYAYEELARRFGLFGIPTFFLFRDGKQLGRMAQYYGREYFLGVIRDHLPGGQKGPPLERAAT; encoded by the coding sequence ATGGCGCATCCCAAGAGCTACGAAGCGACCCCCGAGACCTTCGACGCGCTCGTCCTCGAGCCGCGCGGCGAGCTGGTGCTGGTGGACTTCTGGGGACCCGACTGCCCCAACTGCGAGGCCTTCGCCGCCGCCGAGCCCGCGCTGCTCGCCGAGCTGGACGGAGCGCCGATGCGGGTGGTGAAGGTGAATGCCTACGCGTACGAGGAGCTCGCCCGGCGCTTCGGCCTGTTCGGGATTCCGACCTTCTTCCTCTTCCGCGACGGAAAGCAGCTGGGGCGCATGGCCCAGTACTACGGGCGCGAGTACTTCCTCGGCGTCATCCGCGACCACCTGCCGGGCGGGCAGAAGGGCCCACCGCTCGAGCGCGCCGCGACGTGA
- a CDS encoding vancomycin high temperature exclusion protein, with product MKGRERAGVAGRVARGLVRALVRVLLLCVVLSLGASLYVSLRYRGRILPAARAPEAPVALVFGAGLAAVREPSPVLAERLDKAVELYRSGKVKRLLVSGDNSDRRHDETRAMVAYVRARGVPEADVEADFAGLSTYDSCVRAHRVFEVRRALLVTQAFHLPRALFIANSIGVEAWGVAADEGRQGTRRYALRELVSRPLALAMVLLHAEPAFPTGRTPPPQRR from the coding sequence GTGAAGGGGCGTGAGCGGGCGGGTGTGGCGGGGCGGGTGGCGCGCGGGCTCGTGCGCGCGCTCGTGCGGGTGCTGCTCCTGTGCGTCGTGCTCTCGCTCGGCGCCTCGCTCTACGTGAGCCTGCGCTACCGCGGGCGCATCCTGCCGGCCGCGCGCGCGCCCGAGGCGCCCGTGGCGCTGGTGTTCGGCGCGGGGCTGGCCGCCGTGCGCGAGCCCTCGCCGGTGCTCGCCGAGCGCCTGGACAAGGCGGTGGAGCTGTACCGCAGCGGCAAGGTGAAGCGGCTGCTGGTGAGCGGGGACAACAGCGACCGGCGCCACGACGAGACGCGCGCCATGGTGGCGTACGTGCGCGCGCGCGGCGTGCCCGAGGCGGACGTCGAGGCGGACTTCGCGGGGCTCTCCACCTACGACAGCTGCGTGCGCGCCCACCGCGTCTTCGAGGTGCGCCGCGCCCTGCTGGTGACGCAGGCCTTCCACCTGCCGCGCGCGCTCTTCATCGCCAACTCCATCGGCGTGGAGGCCTGGGGCGTCGCGGCGGACGAGGGGCGCCAGGGCACGCGCCGCTACGCGCTGCGCGAGCTGGTCAGCCGCCCGCTCGCGCTCGCCATGGTGCTCTTGCACGCCGAGCCCGCCTTCCCCACCGGCCGCACGCCGCCGCCCCAGCGGCGCTGA
- a CDS encoding response regulator, with protein MSPLAGPILVVEDDPDIRDSLAGFLELQGLSVSCAANGKQALDALTRGPRPALVLLDMAMPIMDGHKLLNVRKASEALQEVPIVIVSAGMAVMNARDLAVYGANYGVAAFLKKPVDPRQLLEMIERHALKAAGAPAEAQPAHP; from the coding sequence ATGTCTCCGCTGGCAGGCCCCATCCTCGTCGTCGAAGACGACCCCGACATCCGCGACTCGCTCGCCGGCTTCCTCGAGCTGCAGGGGCTCTCCGTGAGCTGCGCGGCGAACGGCAAGCAGGCGCTCGACGCGCTCACCCGCGGGCCGCGCCCCGCGCTGGTGCTCCTGGACATGGCGATGCCGATCATGGACGGGCACAAGCTGCTCAACGTGCGCAAGGCGAGCGAGGCGCTGCAGGAGGTGCCCATCGTCATCGTCTCGGCCGGCATGGCGGTGATGAACGCGCGCGATCTGGCGGTGTACGGCGCGAACTACGGCGTCGCGGCCTTCCTCAAGAAGCCGGTGGACCCGCGCCAGCTGCTCGAGATGATCGAGCGCCACGCGCTCAAGGCCGCGGGCGCCCCGGCCGAGGCCCAGCCCGCGCATCCGTAG
- the atpG gene encoding ATP synthase F1 subunit gamma, translating into MASLRDIRKRIRSVKNTKQITKAMKMVAAAKLRKAQDAIIAARPYAQTLDQIIGDLVARSGDEALAHPLLTQRPARRVELVVLTSDRGLAGGFNSNVIRRTSRFLNENGRDLERIELATVGRKGHDFFRNRGTPIRKDFPGLYAKLNYRLAADIAEEFSANFLNGEVDAVYLVYNQFGSAISQTVTLEQVLPLQTLAAPAAAQAATAPGAATQTAPARNLVDFKYEPDRQSVLDRLVPQAVAIKVYRALLESVASEHGARMSAMENATTNATDMISSLTLVYNRTRQAVITKELMEIVSGAEALK; encoded by the coding sequence ATGGCGTCCCTACGCGACATTCGTAAGCGCATCCGCTCGGTGAAGAACACGAAGCAGATCACCAAGGCGATGAAGATGGTGGCCGCCGCGAAGCTGCGCAAGGCGCAGGACGCGATCATCGCGGCGCGCCCCTACGCGCAGACGCTGGATCAGATCATCGGCGACCTGGTGGCCCGCTCGGGCGACGAGGCGCTGGCCCACCCGCTGCTCACCCAGCGCCCCGCGCGCCGCGTGGAGCTGGTGGTGCTCACGAGCGACCGCGGCCTCGCCGGCGGCTTCAACTCGAACGTGATCCGCCGCACCAGCCGCTTCCTCAACGAGAACGGCCGCGACCTCGAGCGCATCGAGCTCGCCACGGTAGGCCGCAAGGGCCACGACTTCTTCCGCAACCGCGGCACGCCCATCCGCAAGGACTTCCCGGGCCTCTACGCGAAGCTCAACTACCGGCTCGCCGCGGACATCGCCGAGGAGTTCAGCGCGAACTTCCTCAACGGCGAGGTGGACGCGGTGTACCTCGTGTACAACCAGTTCGGCTCCGCGATCAGCCAGACGGTGACGCTCGAGCAGGTGCTGCCGCTGCAGACGCTCGCGGCCCCCGCCGCCGCCCAGGCCGCCACCGCGCCCGGCGCCGCCACGCAGACCGCGCCCGCGCGCAACCTGGTGGACTTCAAGTACGAGCCGGACCGCCAGTCCGTGCTCGACCGGCTGGTCCCGCAGGCGGTGGCCATCAAGGTCTACCGCGCGCTGCTGGAGAGCGTGGCGAGCGAGCACGGCGCGCGCATGAGCGCCATGGAGAACGCGACCACCAACGCCACCGACATGATCAGCTCCCTCACCCTGGTCTACAACCGCACCCGCCAGGCGGTGATCACCAAGGAGCTGATGGAGATCGTGTCCGGCGCCGAGGCGCTCAAGTAG